A single region of the Alteriqipengyuania flavescens genome encodes:
- the wecC gene encoding UDP-N-acetyl-D-mannosamine dehydrogenase translates to MRGETAPTVCVVGLGYIGLPTAAIIARSGMDVTGMDVSRIVVDTINRGEIHIEEVDLDGLVQAVVKNGKLRASTEVVPADVFVIAVPTPFAKDGHHTPDLSYVASAARAVASVLKAGDTIILESTSPIGTTETIRDLVAEARPDLAMPGLADGTPDIAIAYCPERVLPGKILEELTHNDRSIGGITPRCARKALSFYKRFVRGTCVTTDARSAEMTKLVENAYRDVNIAFANELSMVADAMDMDVWEVIRLANRHPRVNILSPGPGVGGHCIAVDPWFIVHGAPEQTPLIRTARGVNDGKIHHAIRQASALVDAHPHAKIACLGLAFKANIDDFRESPARLVAATLARRYGERVKVVEPYAEKLPIEFTDTGAELVDIDTALETCDVLVVLVDHDLFRSVPLEERSAKAVYDTRGIWPDQPAAQTPAIEERRAAG, encoded by the coding sequence ATGCGCGGAGAAACCGCACCCACCGTCTGCGTCGTCGGCCTCGGCTACATCGGCCTGCCTACGGCCGCGATCATCGCCCGCAGCGGGATGGACGTGACCGGCATGGATGTGTCGCGGATCGTGGTCGATACGATCAATCGCGGCGAAATCCATATCGAGGAAGTCGATCTCGACGGGCTGGTGCAGGCGGTGGTCAAGAACGGCAAGCTGCGCGCATCCACCGAAGTGGTGCCCGCAGACGTCTTCGTGATCGCGGTGCCGACTCCCTTTGCCAAGGATGGGCACCACACGCCCGACCTGTCCTATGTCGCAAGCGCCGCCCGTGCGGTCGCTTCGGTGCTGAAAGCAGGCGACACGATCATCCTTGAATCGACCAGTCCGATCGGCACGACAGAGACGATTCGCGATCTCGTGGCCGAAGCGCGGCCGGACCTGGCGATGCCGGGCCTGGCCGATGGCACGCCCGACATCGCGATCGCCTATTGCCCCGAGCGCGTGCTGCCGGGGAAGATCCTTGAAGAACTGACCCATAACGACCGCTCGATCGGCGGGATCACGCCGCGCTGTGCGCGCAAGGCGCTGTCCTTCTACAAGCGTTTCGTGCGCGGCACCTGCGTCACCACCGATGCCCGCAGCGCGGAAATGACCAAGCTGGTCGAAAACGCCTATCGCGACGTGAACATCGCCTTCGCCAACGAATTGTCGATGGTGGCGGACGCGATGGACATGGATGTGTGGGAGGTGATCCGCCTCGCCAACCGGCATCCGCGCGTGAACATCCTGTCGCCGGGCCCCGGCGTCGGCGGCCACTGTATCGCGGTGGACCCGTGGTTCATCGTCCACGGCGCGCCGGAGCAGACGCCGCTGATCCGCACCGCCCGCGGTGTGAACGACGGCAAGATCCACCACGCGATCCGCCAGGCGAGCGCGCTGGTCGATGCCCATCCGCACGCAAAAATCGCCTGCCTCGGCCTCGCCTTCAAGGCGAATATCGACGATTTCCGCGAAAGCCCCGCTCGCCTCGTCGCGGCAACGCTGGCGCGGCGTTACGGTGAGCGTGTCAAGGTGGTGGAGCCTTACGCAGAGAAACTGCCGATCGAATTCACCGACACCGGGGCGGAGCTGGTCGACATCGATACCGCGCTCGAAACCTGCGACGTGCTGGTGGTGCTGGTCGACCACGACCTGTTCCGCTCCGTGCCGCTGGAGGAACGCAGCGCCAAGGCGGTATACGACACGCGCGGCATCTGGCCTGACCAGCCGGCTGCGCAAACCCCTGCGATTGAGGAGCGGCGCGCGGCAGGCTAA
- the wecB gene encoding non-hydrolyzing UDP-N-acetylglucosamine 2-epimerase — MTPAIIPATTKRILTIFGTRPEAIKLFPLVHALDADDRFDSRVCVSGQHRAMLDQVLDIAGIAPHHDLAVMQPDQSLDALTARLLTGIGDVLDAEQPDWVVVQGDTATAMCGGLAAYYRKIPVSHVEAGLRSGDLYHPWPEEVNRKIIGSFAALHCAPTETSRDALLRENVDPESVHVTGNTVIDALHWIVDRVEQEPQLAAGLADLERRFAGKRIIGMTSHRRENFGGGMASIAEAVKSLAARADVAVIFPVHLNPNVRSVMNDALAGLDNVALIEPLDYPHFARLLDIADLILTDSGGVQEEAPALGKPVLVMRETTERPEGVAAGTAKLVGTDADTIVAEASRLLDDAEAYAAMARAHNPFGDGKSAQRIADLLAE; from the coding sequence ATGACCCCTGCCATTATCCCGGCCACCACCAAGCGCATCCTCACGATTTTCGGCACGCGGCCCGAAGCCATCAAGCTGTTCCCGCTGGTCCATGCGCTGGACGCGGACGACCGCTTCGACAGCCGCGTCTGCGTCAGCGGGCAGCATCGCGCCATGCTCGACCAGGTGCTGGATATCGCCGGTATCGCACCACATCACGACCTTGCGGTGATGCAGCCCGACCAGTCGCTCGATGCGCTGACCGCGCGGCTGCTGACGGGCATCGGCGACGTGCTCGACGCGGAACAGCCGGACTGGGTGGTGGTGCAGGGTGATACGGCAACCGCCATGTGCGGCGGGCTGGCCGCCTATTACCGCAAGATTCCCGTGAGCCATGTCGAGGCGGGCCTGCGTTCCGGCGACCTGTATCATCCGTGGCCGGAAGAGGTGAACCGCAAGATCATCGGCAGCTTTGCCGCGTTGCACTGCGCCCCGACGGAAACGTCGCGCGATGCGCTGCTGCGCGAAAACGTCGATCCGGAAAGTGTCCATGTGACGGGCAATACGGTGATCGACGCGCTGCACTGGATCGTGGACCGCGTGGAGCAGGAGCCGCAGCTGGCCGCCGGCCTGGCGGATCTCGAACGGCGTTTCGCGGGCAAGCGCATCATCGGCATGACCAGCCACCGGCGGGAGAATTTCGGTGGCGGCATGGCATCGATTGCCGAGGCCGTGAAGAGCCTCGCCGCGCGCGCTGACGTCGCCGTGATCTTCCCCGTCCACCTCAATCCCAACGTGCGCAGCGTGATGAACGATGCGCTGGCGGGCCTCGATAATGTGGCGCTGATCGAGCCGCTCGATTACCCGCATTTTGCGCGCCTTCTCGACATCGCCGACCTCATACTGACCGACAGCGGCGGGGTGCAGGAAGAGGCGCCCGCGCTCGGCAAGCCGGTGCTGGTCATGCGCGAGACGACCGAACGGCCCGAAGGCGTGGCGGCGGGCACGGCGAAACTGGTCGGCACCGATGCCGACACAATCGTTGCCGAAGCATCGCGCCTGCTGGACGACGCGGAAGCCTATGCGGCCATGGCGCGGGCGCACAATCCCTTCGGCGACGGCAAAAGCGCGCAGCGCATCGCCGACCTGCTGGCGGAATAG
- a CDS encoding demethoxyubiquinone hydroxylase family protein, with translation MTMGRDEELDRMIRVDQAGEFGATRIYEGQLAVMGSRGPQSAEIRAMAAQEEGHREKFDALMARRGVRPTALQPFWNVAGFALGAGTALLGPEAAMACTAAVETEIDKHYSDQLDRLAERGDDPELSAMIEEFREDEREHRDAAIAHGAESAPAYPLLSGAIRLGCKIAIRLSERI, from the coding sequence ATGACGATGGGACGTGACGAGGAACTCGACCGGATGATCCGCGTCGACCAGGCGGGCGAATTCGGCGCCACGCGGATTTACGAAGGCCAGCTCGCCGTGATGGGCAGCCGCGGACCGCAATCGGCCGAAATCCGCGCAATGGCCGCGCAGGAGGAAGGCCACCGGGAGAAATTCGATGCGCTGATGGCCCGCCGCGGAGTGCGCCCCACCGCCCTGCAGCCGTTCTGGAACGTCGCCGGCTTCGCGCTCGGCGCCGGGACCGCCTTGCTCGGCCCCGAAGCGGCGATGGCATGTACCGCCGCCGTCGAAACCGAAATCGACAAGCATTACTCCGACCAGCTCGACCGGCTGGCAGAGCGGGGCGACGATCCCGAACTGTCCGCCATGATCGAGGAATTCCGCGAGGACGAGCGCGAGCATCGCGATGCCGCGATCGCCCACGGTGCGGAAAGCGCGCCGGCCTATCCGCTGTTGTCCGGCGCGATCCGGCTGGGCTGCAAGATCGCCATCCGCCTGTCGGAGCGGATCTGA
- a CDS encoding disulfide bond formation protein B — protein sequence METPREKLARRLALGVPALLLGGALIGEHVFDLYPCEMCWWQRWPHLAAIALALVGAFAPYRRFWIAMAAGGILTSGLIGGFHAGVEYGWWEGITGCATFTPDLSGSLDSLNAAPTTRCDQAAWTLAGISLAGFNFLISCVSALTIFALLLGGKAKAA from the coding sequence TTGGAAACGCCGCGGGAAAAGCTTGCGCGTCGCCTGGCGCTCGGCGTGCCTGCATTGCTGCTGGGCGGCGCATTGATCGGCGAACATGTTTTCGACCTCTACCCGTGCGAAATGTGCTGGTGGCAGCGCTGGCCGCATCTTGCCGCCATCGCGCTGGCGCTGGTCGGGGCATTCGCGCCCTATCGCCGGTTCTGGATCGCCATGGCGGCGGGCGGCATCCTTACCTCGGGCCTGATCGGCGGGTTCCATGCCGGGGTCGAATACGGCTGGTGGGAAGGAATCACCGGCTGCGCCACCTTCACGCCCGACCTGTCCGGCTCGCTCGACAGCCTGAATGCCGCGCCCACCACCCGCTGCGACCAGGCGGCGTGGACGCTGGCCGGGATCAGCCTTGCGGGGTTCAACTTCCTGATCTCGTGCGTTAGCGCCCTGACGATCTTTGCCCTGCTGCTGGGCGGAAAGGCGAAAGCTGCATGA
- a CDS encoding S41 family peptidase: protein MAKTFSARKLAAVARTAALVTAVALVPATTASIAQVDARAGSEFNKMFAVYQRIKASYVEPVEDEVLVRGAIDGMLGALDPHSGYIDGQAMERMNQLIDGNYQGLGISIQMEDGAVKVVSPFKGSPAEAAGIKAGDFITHVEGELIYGEDIDYAVGKMRGPAGTPVNLTIVRAGRDEPIELTVTRGLIELEPVTHELMAGGIGVVSVNEFSRDVGSDVFEAVRRMEKENGSKLSGLVLDLRRNPGGSLDEAVTLSDLFLTEGQIVSQRGRNRQDNAVYRAETAFRGDVAADVPMIVLIDAGSASASEIVAGALQDQRRAVVMGERSFGKGSVQSLLPLTRDTALKLTTARYYTPSGRSVQEGGIEPDIKVPQLSDPDAAQRARFQLRESDLRGRLINEVDLDERELERDRAQDPRFTQTAEELEAAGIDDFQLDYAIKTLRRTTGTATARRGN, encoded by the coding sequence ATGGCAAAGACCTTCTCCGCGCGTAAACTCGCTGCCGTCGCCCGCACCGCCGCTCTCGTGACAGCGGTCGCGCTGGTTCCCGCCACCACGGCCAGCATCGCCCAGGTCGATGCCCGCGCGGGCAGCGAATTCAACAAGATGTTCGCGGTCTACCAGCGCATCAAGGCATCCTATGTGGAGCCGGTGGAGGACGAGGTCCTGGTCCGCGGCGCGATCGACGGCATGCTTGGCGCGCTCGACCCGCACAGCGGCTATATCGACGGCCAGGCCATGGAGCGGATGAACCAGCTGATCGACGGCAATTACCAGGGCCTCGGCATTTCCATCCAGATGGAAGACGGCGCGGTGAAGGTCGTCTCGCCCTTCAAGGGCAGTCCGGCCGAAGCCGCCGGCATCAAGGCGGGCGATTTCATCACCCATGTCGAAGGCGAGCTCATCTACGGCGAGGATATCGACTATGCCGTCGGCAAGATGCGCGGTCCTGCCGGCACGCCGGTCAACCTGACCATCGTACGCGCCGGCCGCGACGAGCCGATCGAGCTGACCGTGACCCGCGGGCTGATCGAACTGGAGCCGGTGACCCACGAACTGATGGCGGGCGGCATCGGCGTGGTTTCGGTCAACGAATTCAGCCGCGATGTCGGGTCCGACGTGTTCGAAGCCGTACGCCGGATGGAAAAGGAAAACGGCAGCAAGCTGAGCGGCCTCGTCCTCGACCTGCGCCGCAACCCGGGCGGCTCGCTGGACGAGGCGGTGACTCTGTCCGACCTGTTCCTGACCGAAGGCCAGATCGTGTCGCAGCGCGGGCGCAACCGGCAGGACAACGCCGTCTACCGCGCCGAAACCGCTTTCCGCGGCGACGTGGCGGCCGACGTCCCGATGATCGTGCTGATCGATGCGGGCTCCGCGTCCGCCAGCGAGATCGTGGCCGGCGCGCTGCAGGACCAGCGCCGCGCGGTCGTGATGGGCGAACGCAGCTTCGGCAAGGGCAGCGTCCAGTCGCTGCTGCCGCTGACGCGCGACACCGCGCTCAAGCTCACCACGGCGCGCTATTACACGCCCTCGGGCCGCAGTGTGCAGGAAGGCGGGATCGAGCCGGACATCAAGGTGCCGCAGCTGTCCGATCCGGACGCCGCCCAGCGCGCGCGCTTCCAGCTGCGCGAAAGCGATTTGCGCGGGCGCCTGATCAACGAAGTCGACCTCGACGAGCGCGAGCTCGAGCGCGACCGCGCGCAGGATCCGCGTTTCACCCAGACGGCAGAGGAACTCGAAGCCGCCGGGATCGACGATTTCCAGCTCGACTACGCGATCAAGACCCTGCGCCGCACCACCGGTACCGCCACCGCACGCCGCGGTAACTGA
- a CDS encoding murein hydrolase activator EnvC family protein has protein sequence MWRTVLFLAVIAALAAGGWSLRADAQGTGVANAGDAREALARAREQGRTAAARAEKLEAEAASARDAAARTARESAALAARIQQSEARIAAAEARLALLARERALLRGRLAERQQPVVRLTGALQQFARRPVAVSVLRPGSLKEAVYLRAMLASTIPEVSARTADLRAEIERGRALEREARQAAGVMRAGESELEERRQELAALETRQRLASRDKTGAAARESDRALALAEEARSLDALVGRLEDAGSLRADLAALPGPRLRPRQPELAEASAPATASPSPESASVGVPGYQFPVSGPITTGFGAVRGGVRSDGLTFSARDRAQVVAPGPGRIAFAGPYRGYDRIVIIEHAGGFTSLVTGLLTLYVETGEEVVAGAPLGLAGTGAGNVTLELRKDGETVNPLSQIR, from the coding sequence ATGTGGCGCACCGTCCTGTTCCTTGCCGTTATCGCCGCGCTGGCCGCAGGCGGGTGGAGCTTGCGCGCCGATGCGCAAGGCACCGGTGTCGCCAACGCGGGCGACGCGCGCGAAGCACTCGCCCGCGCCCGCGAACAGGGTCGCACCGCCGCCGCGCGGGCGGAAAAGCTTGAGGCCGAGGCTGCGAGTGCACGGGATGCCGCCGCCCGCACCGCACGCGAAAGCGCGGCGCTGGCGGCCCGGATCCAGCAAAGCGAAGCGCGCATCGCCGCTGCTGAAGCGCGGCTCGCCCTTCTGGCCCGCGAGCGCGCCCTCCTGCGCGGGCGACTGGCGGAGCGGCAGCAGCCGGTCGTGCGTTTGACCGGCGCCTTGCAGCAATTCGCCCGCCGCCCGGTCGCGGTGTCCGTCCTGCGCCCCGGATCGCTGAAGGAAGCGGTGTACCTGCGCGCGATGCTCGCTTCCACCATTCCCGAAGTCTCCGCCCGCACGGCGGACCTGCGCGCCGAAATCGAGCGCGGCCGCGCGCTGGAGCGCGAGGCACGGCAGGCTGCCGGCGTGATGCGGGCGGGCGAAAGCGAGCTTGAGGAAAGGCGGCAGGAACTCGCCGCGCTGGAAACGCGCCAGCGCCTCGCCTCGCGCGACAAGACGGGCGCTGCGGCGCGCGAATCGGACCGCGCGCTGGCACTGGCCGAAGAAGCCCGCAGCCTCGATGCGCTGGTCGGCCGGCTGGAAGATGCCGGCTCCCTGCGCGCAGACCTGGCCGCACTTCCCGGCCCGCGCCTCCGTCCGCGCCAGCCGGAACTGGCAGAGGCGTCCGCGCCCGCCACTGCCTCGCCCTCGCCGGAAAGCGCAAGCGTGGGAGTCCCCGGTTACCAGTTCCCCGTGTCCGGCCCGATCACCACCGGCTTCGGCGCGGTCCGCGGCGGGGTGCGCAGCGACGGGCTGACATTCTCCGCTCGCGACCGCGCGCAAGTGGTCGCCCCAGGCCCGGGGCGGATCGCCTTCGCCGGCCCCTATCGCGGTTACGACCGGATCGTGATCATCGAGCACGCGGGAGGGTTCACCAGCCTCGTCACCGGCCTGCTGACGCTCTATGTCGAGACAGGCGAAGAGGTGGTGGCCGGCGCGCCGCTCGGCCTTGCCGGGACCGGGGCGGGCAATGTCACGCTGGAACTGCGTAAGGATGGCGAGACGGTAAATCCGCTGTCCCAGATCCGGTAA
- a CDS encoding 23S rRNA (pseudouridine(1915)-N(3))-methyltransferase RlmH, with translation MQLHVVARGKIARSPEAELVDRYAKRIAWPLKLTELPETGGKVAEPPSPFRTVLLDERGRDLSSEKLADVLGRWRDDGVREARFVLGAADGHSDGERAEADLLLAFGSATWPHLLARAMLLEQLFRATSILAGHPYHRAG, from the coding sequence ATGCAATTGCACGTCGTTGCGCGGGGCAAGATTGCCCGTTCTCCCGAAGCGGAACTCGTCGATCGCTATGCAAAGCGGATCGCCTGGCCTCTGAAACTGACCGAATTGCCGGAAACGGGCGGCAAGGTGGCCGAGCCGCCGAGCCCGTTCCGCACCGTCCTGCTCGATGAGCGCGGGCGCGACCTTTCCTCCGAAAAGCTCGCCGACGTGCTCGGCCGGTGGCGCGACGACGGGGTACGCGAGGCGCGCTTCGTGCTCGGCGCGGCGGATGGCCATTCCGATGGCGAGCGGGCGGAGGCCGACCTGCTGCTCGCTTTCGGCAGCGCGACCTGGCCGCACCTGCTGGCGCGGGCGATGCTGCTGGAACAGCTTTTCCGTGCCACCTCGATCCTTGCAGGCCATCCCTATCATCGGGCAGGGTAG
- the rsfS gene encoding ribosome silencing factor, with amino-acid sequence MTDTAAGTDPIEAEAGSLHELVIHSLDEDQAQEVVSIPLEGKSSIADHMVIASGRSTRQVASMAQKLAERVKKGGFGPARIEGLPAADWVLIDAGDVVVHLFRPEVRSFYNLERMWGFGEEGPTMGRA; translated from the coding sequence ATGACTGATACTGCGGCCGGAACCGACCCGATCGAGGCCGAGGCGGGATCGCTGCACGAGCTCGTCATCCATTCGTTGGACGAGGACCAGGCGCAGGAAGTCGTCTCCATCCCGCTCGAAGGCAAGAGCTCGATTGCCGACCATATGGTGATCGCTTCGGGTCGCTCGACGCGGCAGGTCGCCTCGATGGCCCAGAAGCTGGCGGAGCGGGTGAAGAAAGGCGGCTTCGGGCCGGCGCGGATCGAAGGCTTGCCGGCTGCCGACTGGGTGCTGATCGATGCGGGCGACGTAGTCGTCCACCTCTTCCGCCCGGAAGTGCGCAGCTTTTACAACCTGGAACGCATGTGGGGCTTCGGCGAAGAAGGCCCCACGATGGGCCGCGCCTGA
- a CDS encoding nicotinate-nucleotide adenylyltransferase: MPVKCASGQWTGLLGGSFNPAHGGHRRITRFAMSALDLDEAWWLVSPGNPLKPKAGMAPLHARVASAKRQARRAPIRVTAIERQLGSPYTVDTLRTLVRHYPKRQFVWLMGSDNLAQFHRWRDWRGIARTMPIAVIARPGYDGDALASPAMAWLRRHRVTAAGLREACQGSLPALVYLRFDPDTRSATAIRRSNPYWHRQYAGSTPRDSLTFDPIGGAAE, from the coding sequence ATGCCTGTGAAATGCGCGTCGGGCCAATGGACTGGCTTGCTCGGCGGCAGCTTCAATCCGGCACATGGCGGCCACCGGCGAATTACCCGATTCGCCATGTCGGCCCTCGATCTCGACGAGGCGTGGTGGCTCGTTTCGCCCGGAAACCCGCTGAAACCGAAGGCCGGGATGGCGCCGCTCCACGCGCGCGTGGCCTCGGCGAAGCGCCAGGCGCGGCGCGCGCCGATCAGGGTCACGGCGATCGAGCGGCAGCTTGGTTCCCCTTATACAGTGGACACGCTGCGCACACTGGTGCGGCACTATCCCAAGCGGCAATTCGTGTGGCTGATGGGGAGCGACAATCTCGCCCAGTTCCACCGCTGGCGCGACTGGCGGGGGATCGCGCGGACGATGCCGATTGCGGTCATCGCCCGCCCCGGCTATGACGGGGATGCCCTCGCGAGCCCCGCGATGGCCTGGCTGCGGCGCCACCGCGTGACTGCCGCCGGTTTGCGCGAAGCCTGCCAAGGGAGCCTGCCCGCCCTCGTGTACCTGCGGTTCGATCCGGACACTCGCTCGGCAACGGCTATCCGCCGCTCGAACCCGTACTGGCACCGGCAATATGCAGGCAGTACCCCGCGCGATTCACTGACATTCGATCCGATCGGAGGCGCTGCGGAATGA
- a CDS encoding M23 family metallopeptidase — MRSEGQVRFIKISSKLQMVAASVAVVATSAWLGSMGYMAIDQYMQQANKQHLLEREAEVATASSRIEAYRENVDEVAETLERRQDFLEEMSRALPDDVKSEADTVSDSSTEAAELVDKISASIPEAAALAKIEARQIALAERMTRFADQRARRAEAAIRELGLNPRAMLADAQTAQGGPFISAGDVDPRFERLGLSLARMRALEDGLRAIPQVSPTKGPMVSSSYGYRRDPFTGAGAMHSGLDFKGPTGSPIYAAAAGRVSFVGTKSGYGKVVEVDHGNGLMTRYAHMSAFGARVGQAVEAGTRIGAIGSTGRSTGPHLHFEVRINNRAVDPRPFLETAPDVLEKVRRAGRARTAAER; from the coding sequence ATGCGATCCGAGGGACAGGTCCGCTTCATCAAGATCAGTTCAAAGCTGCAAATGGTCGCCGCATCGGTTGCGGTGGTCGCCACCAGCGCCTGGCTGGGTTCGATGGGCTACATGGCCATCGACCAGTACATGCAGCAGGCGAACAAGCAGCATTTGCTGGAGCGCGAGGCGGAAGTCGCCACCGCCAGCAGCCGCATCGAAGCCTATCGCGAAAACGTGGACGAGGTCGCCGAGACGCTGGAGCGCCGGCAGGATTTCCTCGAGGAGATGAGCCGTGCCCTGCCCGACGACGTGAAGTCGGAAGCCGACACGGTCAGCGATTCCAGCACCGAAGCCGCCGAACTGGTCGACAAGATCAGCGCGTCCATCCCGGAAGCCGCAGCGCTGGCGAAGATCGAAGCGCGCCAGATCGCGCTGGCGGAACGCATGACCCGCTTCGCCGACCAGCGCGCCCGCCGAGCCGAGGCTGCGATCCGCGAACTCGGCCTCAACCCGCGCGCCATGCTCGCCGACGCGCAGACCGCACAGGGTGGTCCGTTCATTTCCGCCGGCGACGTCGATCCGCGCTTCGAGCGCCTCGGCCTCAGCCTTGCCCGCATGCGCGCCCTGGAAGACGGGCTGCGCGCCATCCCGCAGGTCTCGCCCACCAAGGGTCCGATGGTCTCCTCCAGCTACGGCTATCGCCGCGATCCGTTCACCGGCGCAGGCGCAATGCACAGCGGGCTCGATTTCAAGGGCCCCACGGGCTCGCCCATCTATGCCGCCGCCGCCGGCCGCGTCAGCTTCGTCGGCACCAAGTCGGGCTATGGCAAGGTGGTTGAAGTCGACCACGGCAACGGCCTGATGACCCGCTATGCCCATATGTCCGCCTTCGGCGCACGCGTCGGCCAGGCGGTCGAGGCCGGGACCCGCATCGGCGCGATCGGCAGCACCGGCCGTTCGACCGGCCCGCACCTTCACTTCGAAGTGCGCATCAACAATCGCGCGGTCGACCCGCGCCCCTTCCTGGAGACCGCCCCCGATGTTCTCGAAAAAGTCCGACGGGCCGGCCGCGCCCGCACCGCAGCGGAGCGCTAG
- a CDS encoding bactofilin family protein yields the protein MASGNSTFSVLGADVTVRGDIDASVDLHVDGKVEGDIRCASIVQGEGSEIVGGVEAETARLSGTVRGTIKARDLAILRSARIEGDVHYDSLTIEQGAVVQGTFAQAGSQPVAAKTAPQAGGSDEKPHITLAG from the coding sequence ATGGCGAGCGGCAATTCCACCTTCTCGGTGCTGGGCGCCGATGTCACCGTCCGCGGCGATATCGACGCGTCGGTCGACCTGCATGTCGATGGCAAGGTCGAAGGCGACATCCGCTGCGCTTCCATCGTGCAGGGCGAAGGCAGCGAGATCGTCGGCGGCGTAGAGGCTGAAACGGCACGCCTGTCCGGGACGGTGCGCGGCACGATCAAGGCGCGCGACCTCGCGATCCTGCGCTCGGCGCGGATCGAAGGCGATGTCCATTACGATTCGCTGACCATCGAACAGGGCGCTGTCGTGCAGGGCACCTTCGCGCAGGCCGGATCCCAGCCGGTGGCAGCCAAGACCGCGCCACAGGCAGGCGGCAGCGACGAGAAGCCGCACATCACACTGGCCGGCTGA